A region of Toxorhynchites rutilus septentrionalis strain SRP chromosome 1, ASM2978413v1, whole genome shotgun sequence DNA encodes the following proteins:
- the LOC129776245 gene encoding uncharacterized protein LOC129776245 isoform X2, which produces MLNTIDKLLLELDQKCQLEDMIIDAPIGQQLADFFNTHASLFMRIRKLHVSVESNEIRLQITRCDLRMGRLETLFWREIITKDQPHLERPIFSLQAPNLQSVAVKLADSDSDNGNVWHSSLLEIDQCYRLRKLRVHLHWIMWESFFEQNLHTMENLTIFHKFDNLPVRSWDDIFSRMPNLKMIRISLANDAIMTAINRHCSKLETLLLDQVELTSSFWSTDRAFPNLVHLRIDAGQIRSDKALLLPVLHHLEWFNVQNQDNHCLKIFAPVLSMLRQARYVPSDFMLLTTPPLCKLQLDLYASNIPDHFFRPYPTMQELSFRVSSCRPDLDRVLGNFKHITKFILIAYNAQLQCDAMLNEMFKHCESITSLTLCGFNPNLQLSFPVFAQIFRNRNLRFLKLYGLNIAGKSSPLQPPPLLAKFEMRYIKVMDVALGAYVFSPDGPFRVVCKRTDEFCCYFTKDFA; this is translated from the exons ATGCTGAACACCATCGACAAACTGCTGCTGGAATTGGACCAAAAGTGTCAGCTAGAGGATATGATAATCGACGCACCGATTGGCCAACAGCTGGCAGACTTCTTTAATACGCACGCAAGCTTGTTCATGCGTATTCGCAAGCTACATGTATCGGTAGAATCTAACGAGATTAGGCTACAAATCACTAGATGCGACTTAAGAATGGGACGCTTGGAGACGTTGTTCTGGAGAGAAATTATTACCAAAGATCAGCCACACTTGGAGAGGCCTATTTTTTCACTGCAGGCACCAAATCTGCAATCAGTGGCAGTTAAGCTGGCGGACTCTGATTCGGATAATGGAAATGTATGGCACAGCAGTTTGCTGGAGATAGATCAATGCTACAGACTAAGAAAATTGAGAGTTCATTTACACTGGATAATGTGGGAATCATTTTTCGAGCAGAATCTTCACACTATGGAAAATTTgactatttttcataaatttgataatctgccagttcgtAGCTGGGACGACATTTTCTCTAGAATGCCTAATTTAAAAATGATACGAATTTCGTTGGCCAATGATGCTATTATGACTGCCATTAACCGTCACTGCAGTAAATTGGAAACTCTATTATTAGACCAGGTCGAGCTGACCAGCAGTTTCTGGTCCACCGATAGGGCCTTCCCCAATCTAGTGCATCTTCGTATTGACGCAGGACAAATCAGATCGGACAAAGCTCTCCTCCTTCCCGTGTTACACCACCTGGAGTGGTTTAATGTTCAAAATCAGGACAatcattgtttgaaaatatttgcacCCGTACTGAGTATGCTTCGTCAGGCAAGATATGTTCCGTCGGACTTCATGCTGTTGACCACTCCTCCATTATGCAAACTCCAGCTGGATCTGTATGCATCGAACATTCCGGATCACTTCTTCAGGCCATACCCCACGATGCAAGAGCTGAGCTTTCGGGTCAGTTCTTGCCGTCCCGACTTGGATCGTGTATTGGGGAACTTCAAACACATCACCAAATTCATCCTGATCGCGTACAATGCACAGCTTCAGTGCGATGCGATGCTGAACGAAATGTTCAAACACTGTGAATCGATTACCTCGCTAACGCTGTGCGGATTCAACCCTAACCTTCAGCTGTCGTTTCCGGTGTTTGCGCAGATCTTTCGCAATCGAAATCTCAGG TTTCTCAAACTGTACGGACTTAACATTGCGGGAAAATCCTCCCCCCTTCAGCCACCACCACTGCTGGCAAAGTTCGAGATGCGCTACATAAAGGTCATGGATGTGGCGCTCGGGGCGTACGTGTTCTCCCCGGATGGACCTTTCCGGGTGGTTTGCAAGAGAACCGATGAGTTTTGCTGCTACTTCACGAAGGACTTCGCCTAA
- the LOC129761311 gene encoding peptidoglycan-recognition protein 2, whose product MIKLNQLSALLVLLVCTLIFGPIVNAQADDGCPNIVKRAQWGAMKSTNVTYQLKPVKFVVIHHTVTEPCQGVAACKEIIQSIQNAHQKGNNWSDIGYNFLIANGGNAYEGIGWHRVGAHTRGYNVKSIGIAFIGDFTSVLPTKKALTAVAKLLQCGVNLGELDEDYKLYGARQLSATASPGNKLFSEIRTWEHFDSSPVV is encoded by the exons ATGATTAAACTAAATCAACTGTCAGCTTTACTGGTCCTACTAGTATGTACACTAATCTTTGGACCAATTGTGAATG CGCAAGCAGATGACGGATGTCCCAATATCGTGAAACGAGCACAGTGGGGTGCCATGAAATCGACCAATGTGACCTACCAGCTGAAACCAGTCAAGTTTGTCGTGATCCACCACACGGTAACGGAACCCTGTCAGGGAGTGGCGGCTTGCAAGGAAATTATTCAGTCGATACAGAATGCCCATCAGAAGGGTAATAATTGGAGCGATATTGGGTACAA CTTCTTGATCGCAAACGGTGGCAATGCATATGAAGGAATCGGCTGGCATCGAGTCGGGGCACACACCCGAGGATACAACGTCAAATCCATCGGCATTGCCTTCATTGGGGACTTCACCAGTGTGCTACCCACTAAGAAAGCCCTGACAGCTGTCGCCAAACTGCTCCAGTGTGGCGTCAATTTGGGAGAACTGGACGAGGATTACAAGTTATATGGGGCAAGACAGCTCTCGGCAACGGCCAGCCCGGGGAACAAACTTTTTAGTGAGATTCGCACTTGGGAGCACTTTGATAGCTCGCCGGTTGTCTAG
- the LOC129776245 gene encoding uncharacterized protein LOC129776245 isoform X1 has protein sequence MSWDRLPSEICFHIFKFLDFWDRKPLSLVCRRWNEVVFSRSICKSLCLELSRGEWSHALENEEVKVIDASVVKASQRNYQMVYIKWCNNSSAEMLNTIDKLLLELDQKCQLEDMIIDAPIGQQLADFFNTHASLFMRIRKLHVSVESNEIRLQITRCDLRMGRLETLFWREIITKDQPHLERPIFSLQAPNLQSVAVKLADSDSDNGNVWHSSLLEIDQCYRLRKLRVHLHWIMWESFFEQNLHTMENLTIFHKFDNLPVRSWDDIFSRMPNLKMIRISLANDAIMTAINRHCSKLETLLLDQVELTSSFWSTDRAFPNLVHLRIDAGQIRSDKALLLPVLHHLEWFNVQNQDNHCLKIFAPVLSMLRQARYVPSDFMLLTTPPLCKLQLDLYASNIPDHFFRPYPTMQELSFRVSSCRPDLDRVLGNFKHITKFILIAYNAQLQCDAMLNEMFKHCESITSLTLCGFNPNLQLSFPVFAQIFRNRNLRFLKLYGLNIAGKSSPLQPPPLLAKFEMRYIKVMDVALGAYVFSPDGPFRVVCKRTDEFCCYFTKDFA, from the exons ATGTCTTGGGACCGTTTACCGTCGgaaatttgttttcatattttcaaatttctcgATTTCTGGGACCGGAAGCCACTATCGCTGGTGTGTCGCCGTTGGAACGAAGTGGTGTTCTCGAGATCGATATGCAAAAGTTTGTGCTTGGAGCTGAGTCGTGGCGAGTGGAGTCATGCGTTGGAGAACGAGGAAGTAAAGGTGATAGACGCTAGCGTGGTGAAAGCCAGCCAGAGAAACTATCAGATGGTATATATAAAGTGGTGCAATAATTCCAGTGCCGAAATGCTGAACACCATCGACAAACTGCTGCTGGAATTGGACCAAAAGTGTCAGCTAGAGGATATGATAATCGACGCACCGATTGGCCAACAGCTGGCAGACTTCTTTAATACGCACGCAAGCTTGTTCATGCGTATTCGCAAGCTACATGTATCGGTAGAATCTAACGAGATTAGGCTACAAATCACTAGATGCGACTTAAGAATGGGACGCTTGGAGACGTTGTTCTGGAGAGAAATTATTACCAAAGATCAGCCACACTTGGAGAGGCCTATTTTTTCACTGCAGGCACCAAATCTGCAATCAGTGGCAGTTAAGCTGGCGGACTCTGATTCGGATAATGGAAATGTATGGCACAGCAGTTTGCTGGAGATAGATCAATGCTACAGACTAAGAAAATTGAGAGTTCATTTACACTGGATAATGTGGGAATCATTTTTCGAGCAGAATCTTCACACTATGGAAAATTTgactatttttcataaatttgataatctgccagttcgtAGCTGGGACGACATTTTCTCTAGAATGCCTAATTTAAAAATGATACGAATTTCGTTGGCCAATGATGCTATTATGACTGCCATTAACCGTCACTGCAGTAAATTGGAAACTCTATTATTAGACCAGGTCGAGCTGACCAGCAGTTTCTGGTCCACCGATAGGGCCTTCCCCAATCTAGTGCATCTTCGTATTGACGCAGGACAAATCAGATCGGACAAAGCTCTCCTCCTTCCCGTGTTACACCACCTGGAGTGGTTTAATGTTCAAAATCAGGACAatcattgtttgaaaatatttgcacCCGTACTGAGTATGCTTCGTCAGGCAAGATATGTTCCGTCGGACTTCATGCTGTTGACCACTCCTCCATTATGCAAACTCCAGCTGGATCTGTATGCATCGAACATTCCGGATCACTTCTTCAGGCCATACCCCACGATGCAAGAGCTGAGCTTTCGGGTCAGTTCTTGCCGTCCCGACTTGGATCGTGTATTGGGGAACTTCAAACACATCACCAAATTCATCCTGATCGCGTACAATGCACAGCTTCAGTGCGATGCGATGCTGAACGAAATGTTCAAACACTGTGAATCGATTACCTCGCTAACGCTGTGCGGATTCAACCCTAACCTTCAGCTGTCGTTTCCGGTGTTTGCGCAGATCTTTCGCAATCGAAATCTCAGG TTTCTCAAACTGTACGGACTTAACATTGCGGGAAAATCCTCCCCCCTTCAGCCACCACCACTGCTGGCAAAGTTCGAGATGCGCTACATAAAGGTCATGGATGTGGCGCTCGGGGCGTACGTGTTCTCCCCGGATGGACCTTTCCGGGTGGTTTGCAAGAGAACCGATGAGTTTTGCTGCTACTTCACGAAGGACTTCGCCTAA